A single window of Archangium gephyra DNA harbors:
- a CDS encoding CVNH domain-containing protein — MSKNPTRLSAAMFALTCLGATQALAESSFQRTCTDISFTTNNGTATLSATCTNGAGQPVKSSLVLVGLQNMDGTLVQASGDSTFQKTCNDSKLTVSPNKTEVLLSAACKTKTGAMKPAKLSLDAIRNDGGTLAYEPWAQWWSIGSSSFQRTCSNIAYEQKNGVPTLKASCENGTQQPVSSSLVLKGIQNSDGDLSLGVLESSFQKTCNDSKVALAADKSRVLLSASCKTKQGTMKPTTFVLDGIKNQNGQLAYER, encoded by the coding sequence ATGTCCAAGAACCCGACCCGTCTGTCCGCTGCCATGTTCGCCCTGACCTGCCTCGGTGCGACCCAGGCCCTCGCGGAGAGCAGCTTCCAGCGCACCTGCACGGACATCTCCTTCACGACGAACAATGGGACCGCGACGCTGTCGGCGACCTGCACGAACGGCGCGGGCCAGCCGGTGAAGAGCAGCCTGGTGCTGGTCGGCCTCCAGAACATGGATGGCACCCTGGTGCAGGCCAGCGGCGACAGCACGTTCCAGAAGACGTGCAACGACAGCAAGCTGACCGTCTCGCCCAACAAGACGGAGGTGCTCCTCTCGGCGGCCTGCAAGACGAAGACAGGCGCCATGAAGCCGGCGAAGCTGTCGCTGGACGCCATCCGCAACGACGGCGGCACGCTGGCCTACGAGCCGTGGGCGCAGTGGTGGAGCATCGGCTCGAGCAGCTTCCAGCGCACCTGCTCGAACATCGCCTACGAGCAGAAGAACGGCGTGCCGACGCTCAAGGCCTCCTGCGAGAACGGGACGCAGCAGCCGGTGAGCTCCAGCCTGGTGCTCAAGGGCATCCAGAACAGCGATGGCGACCTGTCGCTGGGCGTCCTGGAGAGCTCGTTCCAGAAGACGTGCAATGACAGCAAGGTGGCGCTCGCCGCGGACAAGTCGCGGGTGCTCCTGTCGGCCAGCTGCAAGACGAAGCAGGGCACCATGAAGCCGACCACGTTCGTGCTGGACGGCATCAAGAACCAGAATGGCCAGCTCGCCTACGAGCGGTAG
- the ruvA gene encoding Holliday junction branch migration protein RuvA — MIAALRGNVLEKSLEEATIDVGGVGYRVFFSSLTLGRLPEEGQPVQVRVRTVVREDAFELFGFLSRAEEELFLMLNSVSHVGPRLALAVLSGMEVPELVAALSRGEVARLTKIHGVGKKTAERLVLELREKVKTLHLEQVATQAKPAAPESGQMADLVSALINLGYKQPQAEKAAESASERLGAEAAFQALFREALKSLRTSA; from the coding sequence ATGATCGCGGCACTGCGTGGCAACGTTCTGGAGAAGAGCCTCGAGGAGGCCACCATCGACGTGGGGGGCGTGGGCTACCGCGTCTTCTTCTCCTCGCTCACGTTGGGGCGGCTGCCCGAGGAGGGCCAGCCCGTGCAGGTGCGCGTGCGCACCGTGGTGCGCGAGGACGCCTTCGAGCTGTTCGGCTTCCTCAGCCGCGCCGAGGAGGAGCTCTTCCTCATGCTCAACTCGGTGTCCCACGTGGGGCCGAGGCTCGCGTTGGCGGTGCTCTCCGGCATGGAAGTGCCGGAGCTGGTGGCCGCGCTGAGCCGGGGCGAGGTGGCACGTCTCACCAAGATTCACGGGGTGGGGAAGAAGACCGCCGAGCGGCTCGTGCTGGAGCTCCGGGAGAAGGTGAAGACGCTGCACCTGGAGCAGGTGGCCACCCAGGCGAAGCCCGCCGCTCCCGAGTCCGGGCAGATGGCGGACCTCGTCTCCGCGCTCATCAACCTCGGCTACAAGCAGCCCCAGGCGGAGAAGGCCGCGGAGTCCGCCAGCGAGCGGCTCGGTGCCGAGGCCGCCTTCCAGGCCCTCTTCCGCGAGGCCCTCAAGTCCCTGCGCACCAGCGCCTGA
- the ruvC gene encoding crossover junction endodeoxyribonuclease RuvC, translating to MRVLGIDPGSRFMGYGVVEERRGRLVHVGHGVIKVDPDAPLELRLKELHGALLTAVKLYKPQSVAVEGVFTFRNARSALILGHARGVALLAAAQAGLSVYEYPPARVKRAVGAGGAADKDAVARMVCTFLEVEVLERSDASDALAVAICHLNHGRSAVPVSGAKPSKTRRKSAQAQLADKLTPSYRRPEAR from the coding sequence TTGCGCGTCCTAGGCATCGACCCCGGCAGCCGCTTCATGGGGTATGGCGTGGTGGAGGAGCGGCGAGGCCGGCTGGTCCACGTGGGCCATGGCGTCATCAAGGTGGATCCCGACGCCCCCCTGGAGCTGCGGCTCAAGGAGTTGCACGGCGCGCTGCTGACGGCCGTGAAGCTCTACAAGCCCCAGTCCGTGGCGGTGGAGGGCGTCTTCACCTTCCGCAATGCCCGCAGTGCGCTCATCCTCGGGCATGCCCGCGGGGTGGCGCTGCTGGCCGCCGCCCAGGCCGGGCTCTCCGTGTACGAGTACCCGCCCGCCCGGGTGAAGCGCGCGGTGGGAGCCGGTGGCGCCGCCGACAAGGACGCGGTGGCGCGCATGGTATGTACCTTCCTCGAGGTCGAGGTGCTGGAGCGCTCGGACGCCAGTGACGCGCTGGCGGTGGCGATCTGCCACCTCAACCATGGCCGGTCCGCCGTGCCGGTGTCGGGCGCCAAGCCCTCGAAGACGCGCCGCAAGTCGGCGCAGGCGCAGCTCGCGGACAAGCTGACGCCGTCCTACAGGAGGCCTGAGGCGCGATGA
- a CDS encoding SH3 domain-containing protein, which yields MQLPGSRSLLPFLLATALVGCGPELDASSPVPAGELETDTAAVISGASRGSTVQVSATDGVNLRSGPGTTYGVLTTVPYLKTATVLNATPSNGFYQVDYQGTVGWAHGDYWNVVAGLWVNGYQLNATQEKWVRWIATYTVPKLQGTRDARLTVASRVAWWSLKEGVLDLTNPFPYSNCNTTSGDVRYGPLDVCAAGRAWQVGISGVQVPNFSMTTVQNTSASIHSTLTEAQVLGASANQAGYATGTSTYNSIVNSTGDLRKSWLLRNHAVGITLQETTVTYECVTNSYSWCYGTGWSTTARYAPNRTEALESMRELKAAMDGLAP from the coding sequence ATGCAGCTCCCTGGCTCGCGTTCGCTGTTGCCGTTCCTTCTCGCCACCGCGCTGGTGGGCTGCGGCCCGGAGCTGGATGCGTCCTCCCCGGTTCCCGCGGGTGAGCTGGAGACGGACACCGCCGCGGTCATCAGCGGGGCCTCGCGGGGCTCCACCGTGCAGGTGTCGGCGACGGATGGTGTCAACCTGCGCTCGGGCCCCGGTACCACGTACGGCGTCCTCACGACGGTCCCGTACCTGAAGACGGCCACCGTGCTCAACGCCACGCCGAGCAACGGCTTCTACCAGGTGGACTACCAGGGCACCGTCGGCTGGGCGCATGGGGACTACTGGAATGTCGTCGCCGGGCTCTGGGTGAATGGCTACCAGCTCAACGCCACCCAGGAGAAGTGGGTGCGGTGGATCGCCACGTACACCGTGCCCAAGCTCCAGGGCACCCGCGATGCGCGCCTCACCGTGGCCTCGCGCGTGGCGTGGTGGTCGCTCAAGGAGGGCGTGCTCGACCTGACCAACCCCTTCCCGTACTCCAACTGCAACACCACCAGCGGTGACGTGCGCTACGGCCCCCTGGACGTGTGCGCGGCGGGCCGGGCCTGGCAGGTGGGCATCTCCGGGGTCCAGGTGCCCAACTTCAGCATGACCACGGTGCAGAACACCTCGGCCTCCATCCACTCCACCCTCACCGAGGCCCAGGTGCTGGGGGCCAGCGCCAACCAGGCCGGCTACGCCACCGGGACGAGCACGTACAACAGCATCGTCAATTCCACGGGGGACCTGCGGAAGTCCTGGCTGCTGCGCAACCACGCGGTGGGCATCACCCTGCAGGAGACCACCGTCACCTACGAGTGCGTCACCAACAGCTACAGCTGGTGCTACGGCACCGGCTGGTCCACCACGGCCCGGTACGCGCCCAACCGCACCGAGGCCCTCGAGTCCATGCGCGAGCTGAAGGCCGCCATGGACGGCCTCGCGCCGTAG
- a CDS encoding response regulator: MADSPHRATILEPAPSSVSADVSPRRRSTRFRPRVLLVEPDKDTRSSLALGLVGAGFEVLAAPAIEDVLGELGEGRPLPHLVIAPAEASGDGLDGFTFCERLRADARTEHLPVYLLSRHEEPHHRSRAEAVRADDYLLQPLPPQVVVSLARLKAGRSAFAPAYEAHTVRMPLAQVVHALLWGSRSGRVELRDNEGWLSFHQGHVVDASFEGERGLTAIRRMLLFGSGAYAVSFAEVLAEGKLLLTLKIYASLLLPAAERFAALCALGIPLSARLVVDFKRLADILKSLPDDVGQVIRLFDGQRTVHTALLECRMPEVTTLEVVTCLYAQGVLVPANLVAEREPVPQSIPPFFEPVLSSGSLEDEEAPFSESFETPGPSRAA; encoded by the coding sequence ATGGCCGACAGCCCGCACCGCGCCACCATCCTCGAGCCCGCCCCTTCGTCCGTCTCCGCCGACGTCAGTCCCCGGCGGCGCTCCACCCGTTTCCGCCCCCGCGTCCTGCTCGTCGAGCCCGACAAGGACACGCGCTCCTCGCTCGCCCTGGGCCTCGTCGGCGCGGGCTTCGAGGTGCTCGCCGCCCCCGCCATCGAGGACGTCCTCGGAGAGCTGGGCGAGGGCCGCCCGTTGCCCCACCTCGTCATCGCCCCCGCCGAGGCCAGCGGGGATGGCCTGGACGGCTTCACCTTCTGCGAGCGGCTGCGCGCCGACGCCCGCACCGAGCACCTCCCGGTGTACCTCCTGTCGCGCCACGAGGAGCCCCACCACCGCTCGCGCGCCGAGGCCGTGCGCGCCGATGACTACCTCCTCCAGCCCCTGCCTCCGCAGGTGGTGGTGTCCCTCGCCCGCCTGAAGGCCGGCCGCAGCGCCTTCGCTCCCGCCTACGAGGCCCATACCGTCCGCATGCCCCTGGCCCAGGTCGTCCACGCCCTCCTGTGGGGCTCGCGCTCCGGCCGCGTGGAGCTGCGCGACAACGAGGGCTGGCTCTCCTTCCACCAGGGCCATGTGGTGGACGCCTCCTTCGAGGGCGAGCGCGGCCTCACCGCCATCCGCCGCATGCTCCTCTTCGGCTCGGGCGCCTACGCCGTCTCCTTCGCCGAGGTGCTCGCCGAGGGGAAGCTCCTGCTCACCCTGAAGATCTACGCCTCGCTGCTGCTGCCCGCCGCCGAGCGCTTCGCCGCCCTGTGCGCCCTGGGCATCCCCCTGTCCGCGCGGCTCGTCGTGGACTTCAAGCGGCTGGCGGACATCCTCAAGTCCCTGCCCGATGACGTGGGCCAGGTCATCCGCCTCTTCGATGGCCAGCGCACCGTGCACACCGCCCTGCTGGAGTGCCGCATGCCGGAGGTCACCACCCTGGAGGTGGTGACGTGCCTCTACGCCCAGGGCGTGCTCGTACCGGCCAACCTCGTCGCCGAGCGCGAGCCGGTGCCCCAGTCCATTCCGCCCTTCTTCGAGCCGGTGCTGTCCTCCGGCTCCCTCGAGGACGAGGAGGCGCCCTTCTCCGAGTCGTTCGAGACGCCGGGCCCCTCCCGGGCGGCCTGA
- a CDS encoding YebC/PmpR family DNA-binding transcriptional regulator — translation MSGHNRWSKLKRYKAVMGASKGKLYSKLIKELTVAARLGGGSPDNNARLRVAILAAREANMPNDNIQRAIKKGTGELEGESYEEIVYEGYGPGGVAMLVECLTDNRNRTASDMRSMFSKEDGNLGAEGSVSWMFHKKGLITVKPGPSEDEVMEKAIEAGAEDVLNHGPDGFEVRTAPADLHAVAASLEQSGLKLGEQKWTYLPQTTVRIEGDNARKLLKLMELLEDNDDVQNVHANFEMDEALMESLSA, via the coding sequence ATGTCCGGTCACAATCGGTGGTCGAAGCTCAAGCGGTACAAGGCCGTGATGGGCGCGAGCAAGGGCAAGCTCTACAGCAAGCTCATCAAGGAGCTCACCGTCGCGGCGCGGTTGGGGGGCGGCAGCCCGGACAACAACGCCCGGTTGCGCGTGGCCATCCTCGCGGCCCGCGAGGCCAACATGCCCAACGACAACATCCAGCGCGCCATCAAGAAGGGCACCGGCGAGCTGGAGGGCGAGAGCTACGAGGAGATCGTCTACGAGGGGTACGGCCCCGGCGGCGTGGCCATGCTCGTGGAGTGCCTCACCGACAACCGCAACCGCACCGCCAGCGACATGCGCTCCATGTTCTCCAAGGAGGACGGCAACCTGGGGGCCGAAGGCTCGGTGAGCTGGATGTTCCACAAGAAGGGCCTCATCACCGTGAAGCCCGGTCCCTCCGAGGACGAGGTGATGGAGAAGGCCATCGAGGCCGGCGCCGAGGACGTGCTCAACCACGGCCCGGACGGCTTCGAGGTGCGCACCGCCCCGGCGGACCTGCACGCCGTGGCCGCCAGCCTGGAGCAGTCCGGCCTGAAGCTGGGCGAGCAGAAGTGGACGTACTTGCCGCAGACCACCGTGCGCATCGAGGGCGACAACGCCCGGAAGCTGCTCAAGCTGATGGAGCTGCTCGAGGACAACGATGACGTGCAGAACGTGCACGCCAACTTCGAGATGGACGAGGCCCTCATGGAGTCGCTCTCCGCGTAG